One Syntrophorhabdaceae bacterium genomic region harbors:
- a CDS encoding response regulator, with translation MKDIRILVVDDEENIRILFKEELEEEGYTIELASNGYEAIEKIKQSPFDLVVLDIKMPGIDGIQTLNEIKKINKDQHVILCSAYGEFKQDFSSWASDAYVVKSADTDELKNIIKDILSI, from the coding sequence ATGAAAGATATAAGGATACTTGTTGTTGACGATGAGGAAAATATAAGAATCCTCTTCAAAGAGGAGTTAGAGGAGGAGGGATACACCATAGAGCTTGCATCGAATGGCTACGAGGCCATAGAAAAGATCAAACAATCACCTTTTGATCTTGTGGTCTTGGATATAAAAATGCCTGGTATTGATGGTATCCAGACCCTAAATGAGATAAAAAAGATCAACAAAGATCAGCATGTAATTCTCTGTTCTGCCTATGGCGAGTTTAAGCAGGATTTTTCAAGTTGGGCCTCTGATGCTTATGTAGTAAAGTCTGCTGACACGGATGAGCTTAAAAATATCATAAAGGATATACTGAGCATTTAA
- the purL gene encoding phosphoribosylformylglycinamidine synthase encodes MLHFFLKRDNRLEYCFNVEALSNLSPEEVLVLKNILTDGFILESIKDRSFLNHGNEVIELGPRMNFATAYSTNIVSICKTCGIDKITRIERSRRYLIEKGTNREIFIKEHHDRMTECVYDKPLETFETGVIPEPVFEIPLIEKGIDAFLEIPGLAMDEWDKNLYYEYFVKEEGRNPTIVEIRDLDNANSEHSRHGYFKGIQIIDGIEMRQTLMEMVKSTLLTNPSNSVIAFKDNSSAIEGFDCITILPERPGKPSPFIKRKVRYHIIFTAETHNFPTGVAPFPGAETGTGGRIRDVQATGRGGLVVAGTAGYCSGNLLIPGYELPWEKKDLPYPSNLASSLDVEIKASDGASDYGNKFGEPIIGGFTRSFDQRLENGERWGWIKKIMFTGGIGQIDAMHTEKGEAEKGMLIVQIGGPAYGIGVGGGSASSKLQGENEEELDFNAVQRGDAEMEQKMNRVIRACIEMGDNNPIVSIHDQGAGGPANVLKELVEKAGGKIEIRRIRLGDPTLSVLKIWIAEYQERCGLLIWPERLPEFESICAREKVNCEVLGEVTGDGRFIVHDEVDDSTPVNLNLSRVLGNMPRKTFTDTRLKTTLDPVVLPQAITMEDALSRVLKDLAVGSKRFLTNKVDRSVTGLIAQQQCCGPLQLTVADMAIIAQSHFGLTGAVTSIGEQPLKMLVDPKAGARMSVGEAITNIMWAYIGSIQKIKCSANWMWAPKLLGEGAALYDAVSAMRDIMIELGIAVDGGKDSLSMATKVGDEIVKSPRELVISAYATVSDITKKVTPDIKKPGYSKLIYVDLSMGKARLGGSILASVFGQIGNESPDVDDPGLLKRTFETIQHLIKKDLILAGHDISDGGLITTILEMVFSGNCGVDIHMEGSTGPIEKFFAEELGIVMECHEDDMEEVMHYLHKSQIDFSIIGNTIKEKEIIIHYNKNLILHKDMLVLKSLWEETSYQIERLQMNPLCAQQEKENIYDRKGPEYKITFHPEKTPQHFFEVQEKPHVAILREEGSNGDREMTSAFYEAGFIPWDITMTDLISGNITLDRFRGLVAVGGFSYADVPESAKGWAAAIRFNARLQEMFDEFYKRPDTFSLGVCNGCQLFALLGWVPWQGIEDRRQPRFVSNLSGRFESRWVTVKILKSPAIMLKGMEGSILGIWVAHGEGRLHCPDHILLEEIRKKNLVPLVFVDDEGRQDGLESKSYPFNPNGSPYGITGLCTEDGRHLAMMPHPERAFLKWQWPWMPEDLNKNLKASPWLKMFQNARIWCDEIKGNV; translated from the coding sequence ATGTTGCATTTTTTTCTTAAAAGAGATAACAGACTGGAATATTGTTTCAATGTGGAGGCATTATCGAACCTTTCTCCTGAAGAGGTGCTTGTTTTAAAAAATATACTCACCGATGGTTTTATATTAGAGAGTATTAAAGATAGGTCTTTTCTAAACCATGGGAATGAGGTTATTGAGCTCGGTCCAAGGATGAACTTTGCCACTGCATATTCTACTAATATAGTGTCCATATGTAAGACCTGCGGTATAGATAAGATTACCCGTATAGAGCGATCCAGAAGGTATCTTATTGAAAAAGGGACAAATAGAGAGATATTTATTAAAGAGCATCATGACAGGATGACAGAGTGTGTCTATGATAAGCCCCTGGAGACCTTTGAGACCGGTGTTATCCCTGAACCTGTTTTCGAGATACCTTTAATAGAAAAAGGTATTGATGCATTTCTTGAGATTCCAGGCCTTGCCATGGATGAGTGGGATAAAAACCTTTACTATGAATATTTTGTAAAAGAAGAAGGGAGAAACCCCACAATAGTAGAGATAAGGGATTTAGACAATGCAAACAGTGAGCACTCGAGACATGGGTATTTCAAGGGAATACAGATAATTGATGGTATTGAAATGAGACAGACCCTCATGGAGATGGTAAAGTCTACCCTTTTGACCAATCCATCCAATAGTGTTATAGCCTTCAAGGATAATTCAAGCGCTATAGAGGGTTTTGATTGTATAACCATTTTACCTGAAAGACCAGGCAAACCTTCTCCTTTCATTAAAAGAAAGGTTCGCTATCATATTATCTTTACTGCCGAAACCCATAATTTTCCCACAGGTGTTGCTCCGTTTCCAGGTGCGGAAACAGGAACAGGTGGCAGGATAAGGGATGTCCAGGCCACAGGGAGGGGTGGACTTGTTGTTGCCGGCACAGCAGGATACTGTTCAGGAAATTTATTGATCCCTGGTTATGAACTGCCGTGGGAAAAAAAGGATCTTCCATATCCATCGAACCTTGCCTCATCCCTTGATGTGGAGATAAAGGCAAGTGATGGGGCAAGCGACTATGGTAATAAATTTGGAGAGCCTATAATAGGAGGATTTACAAGATCCTTTGACCAGAGACTGGAAAACGGCGAACGCTGGGGCTGGATTAAAAAAATCATGTTTACCGGCGGTATAGGCCAGATTGATGCTATGCATACAGAGAAAGGCGAGGCAGAAAAAGGCATGCTCATCGTCCAGATCGGTGGGCCTGCTTATGGTATAGGTGTTGGAGGAGGCTCAGCCTCAAGTAAATTACAAGGCGAAAATGAGGAAGAACTGGATTTTAATGCTGTTCAGCGTGGCGATGCAGAGATGGAGCAGAAGATGAATAGGGTCATAAGGGCATGTATCGAGATGGGCGATAATAACCCTATCGTCAGCATACATGACCAGGGAGCAGGAGGGCCTGCAAACGTCCTAAAGGAGCTTGTTGAAAAGGCTGGGGGAAAGATCGAGATAAGACGGATAAGACTTGGTGACCCTACACTTTCGGTGCTAAAGATCTGGATTGCCGAATATCAGGAACGATGCGGTCTTCTCATATGGCCCGAAAGACTCCCTGAGTTCGAATCCATCTGTGCAAGAGAAAAGGTAAACTGCGAGGTTTTAGGAGAGGTTACAGGCGATGGTCGTTTTATAGTCCACGATGAAGTGGATGATTCAACACCTGTCAACCTTAACCTATCAAGGGTATTAGGCAATATGCCCAGAAAGACCTTTACAGATACCAGATTGAAAACAACCTTAGACCCTGTGGTTTTACCTCAGGCCATCACCATGGAAGATGCATTGTCCCGTGTCCTCAAGGACCTGGCAGTAGGTTCAAAGAGATTTCTCACCAACAAGGTGGATAGAAGCGTCACAGGTCTTATTGCCCAACAACAATGTTGTGGCCCCCTTCAGCTTACAGTGGCAGATATGGCGATTATAGCCCAGAGCCATTTTGGGTTGACAGGGGCTGTAACTTCCATAGGGGAACAGCCGTTAAAGATGCTTGTAGACCCCAAGGCAGGGGCAAGGATGTCTGTTGGCGAGGCAATAACAAATATCATGTGGGCATACATAGGTAGCATCCAAAAGATCAAGTGTTCGGCAAACTGGATGTGGGCACCTAAACTTTTAGGGGAGGGTGCTGCGCTTTATGATGCTGTTTCTGCCATGAGGGATATAATGATAGAACTCGGCATAGCTGTAGATGGCGGTAAGGATAGTCTATCTATGGCAACAAAGGTAGGTGATGAAATAGTAAAATCACCGAGAGAACTGGTTATCTCAGCATATGCCACTGTTTCTGATATTACAAAGAAGGTGACCCCTGATATAAAAAAACCTGGGTATAGTAAACTAATCTATGTGGATCTTTCCATGGGCAAGGCAAGGCTTGGCGGTTCTATTTTGGCCTCTGTTTTTGGCCAGATCGGGAATGAATCTCCTGATGTAGATGACCCAGGCTTACTTAAAAGAACCTTTGAAACTATACAACATTTAATAAAGAAGGACCTAATACTTGCTGGCCATGATATAAGCGATGGTGGCCTTATCACCACCATACTTGAGATGGTTTTTTCAGGTAATTGTGGAGTGGATATCCACATGGAGGGATCGACAGGGCCTATAGAGAAGTTTTTTGCCGAAGAACTGGGTATTGTAATGGAGTGTCATGAAGATGATATGGAAGAGGTTATGCATTATCTCCATAAATCCCAAATTGATTTCAGTATAATAGGTAATACCATAAAAGAGAAAGAGATAATCATACACTATAATAAAAACCTTATACTTCACAAAGATATGTTGGTGCTTAAGAGTTTATGGGAGGAGACATCATATCAGATAGAGAGACTTCAGATGAACCCGTTGTGTGCTCAACAGGAGAAAGAGAATATATACGATAGAAAAGGACCTGAATATAAAATAACCTTTCATCCAGAAAAAACACCACAGCATTTTTTTGAAGTTCAGGAAAAGCCCCATGTAGCCATCCTCAGGGAAGAGGGCAGCAATGGAGATAGAGAGATGACATCGGCATTCTATGAAGCAGGGTTTATACCATGGGACATTACCATGACAGATTTGATAAGTGGCAATATAACACTCGATAGATTCAGGGGGCTTGTGGCTGTTGGTGGATTTTCTTATGCCGATGTCCCTGAGAGTGCAAAGGGATGGGCAGCGGCAATAAGGTTTAATGCCAGGCTCCAGGAGATGTTTGATGAATTTTATAAAAGACCTGATACATTTTCCCTCGGCGTATGTAATGGTTGTCAGTTATTCGCGCTTCTTGGTTGGGTGCCATGGCAAGGAATAGAAGATAGAAGGCAGCCGAGATTTGTCAGTAACCTCTCAGGTAGATTTGAGTCACGGTGGGTCACTGTAAAGATATTAAAAAGCCCTGCCATCATGCTAAAAGGTATGGAGGGGTCTATCCTTGGGATATGGGTGGCACATGGGGAAGGAAGGCTCCATTGCCCTGATCATATATTGTTAGAGGAAATCAGGAAAAAGAACCTTGTCCCTCTTGTGTTTGTAGATGATGAAGGAAGACAGGATGGTTTAGAATCTAAAAGTTATCCCTTTAATCCCAATGGATCACCCTATGGGATTACAGGGCTATGCACAGAGGATGGAAGACACCTGGCAATGATGCCCCACCCTGAGAGGGCATTTTTAAAGTGGCAGTGGCCCTGGATGCCAGAGGATTTAAACAAAAACTTAAAGGCTTCCCCTTGGCTTAAGATGTTTCAGAATGCAAGGATATGGTGTGACGAGATTAAAGGTAATGTTTGA
- a CDS encoding formyltransferase family protein, with translation MKGKPVFAPIHGILKYACGVSGSGTNYDKIYEADPLKPHIVFSNNPDCSGVFKAKKRNVPVATLDSKIYFKKMWGAERVPRYGVERNSYDMAIMTLVEQELKGEPDLICLAGYDLWIGEWMAKKYFPKILNVHPGDSLKYAGLGWRPTAKAIIAGEKSVKSTVFFVDEGDDTGPILIQSRSIDLSRWDNRLYEIRRFMEKKEIKSLSQFKDMAQQEGNNLYMVLEDISKEIQDVLKEEGDWKIYPFAVHNLIAKGRVYLDDRKVYIDGVEMPENGWQVDLYGYAENIA, from the coding sequence TTGAAAGGAAAGCCCGTATTTGCTCCAATTCATGGAATCCTAAAATATGCCTGTGGGGTCTCAGGCTCAGGGACAAACTACGATAAGATCTATGAGGCAGACCCTCTTAAACCACATATAGTCTTTAGCAATAATCCTGATTGTTCAGGGGTTTTTAAGGCCAAAAAAAGAAATGTCCCTGTAGCAACTTTGGATTCAAAGATTTATTTTAAAAAAATGTGGGGCGCAGAAAGGGTTCCAAGGTATGGGGTTGAAAGAAATAGCTATGATATGGCAATCATGACTTTGGTGGAACAGGAGCTAAAAGGCGAGCCGGATCTCATCTGCCTTGCCGGATATGACCTTTGGATCGGTGAATGGATGGCAAAGAAGTATTTTCCGAAGATCTTAAATGTCCACCCTGGTGATTCATTGAAATACGCTGGTCTTGGATGGAGACCTACTGCCAAGGCAATCATAGCCGGTGAAAAGAGTGTAAAATCTACTGTTTTTTTTGTTGATGAAGGCGATGATACAGGTCCAATATTGATTCAGTCAAGGTCCATTGATTTGTCCCGATGGGATAACAGACTATATGAAATAAGAAGGTTTATGGAGAAAAAGGAGATCAAAAGCCTCTCCCAATTTAAGGACATGGCCCAACAAGAAGGGAACAATCTCTATATGGTTCTCGAGGATATTTCCAAAGAGATTCAGGATGTTTTAAAAGAAGAAGGTGACTGGAAGATATATCCTTTTGCAGTGCATAATCTCATTGCAAAGGGAAGGGTTTACCTGGATGATAGAAAGGTATATATAGATGGTGTAGAGATGCCTGAAAACGGCTGGCAGGTAGACCTATATGGTTATGCTGAAAACATTGCCTAA
- the larA gene encoding nickel-dependent lactate racemase, with translation MIIHMNYGKSGLDVNLHDSWDVTVIRKKKMPILSDPVSALQNSMQNPVGSPPFNELIKGKKTVCIAICDITRPVPNSIILPTLMDNILKAGIDKNSITILVATGLHSPTEGEALEEVIGNKEILNSIKIYNHYARNEKDHIFLGKTQNNVPVKIDRRFIQADLRLVVGLVEPHFMAGYSGGRKLIAPGIAHEDTIRSIHAPILLEKPGVDNCIIDNNPLHHTLVEIAYMVGECYGVNTVIDEERKISFVNFGEIIKSHFEAVAYARPFVEVEVEKRYPVIITSAAGYPLDKNYYQTVKGMIAPLGIIEPGGQLFIVSQCSEGIGSPDFCLSQQKLHKMGIDGFKNAIHGKTYAQIDEWETEMLVKAMKVCHISLYSTGITEKDRLLTGIRVIDDIDKELKDCLHRLQDKRIAVIPEGPYVIPIYKGSLHRADNC, from the coding sequence ATGATAATCCATATGAACTATGGAAAATCAGGGCTTGATGTAAATCTCCATGATTCATGGGATGTGACCGTCATCAGAAAAAAGAAGATGCCTATCCTTTCTGACCCTGTATCGGCTTTGCAAAACAGTATGCAAAATCCTGTAGGCTCTCCACCTTTTAATGAACTCATTAAAGGAAAAAAAACCGTATGTATTGCCATATGCGATATAACTCGACCTGTGCCGAATAGCATTATACTGCCAACACTCATGGATAATATTCTAAAGGCAGGTATTGATAAGAACTCAATAACCATTCTTGTGGCAACAGGGCTCCATAGCCCTACAGAAGGAGAGGCATTAGAAGAGGTAATCGGCAACAAAGAGATACTCAATTCTATAAAAATCTATAACCATTATGCCAGAAATGAAAAAGACCATATATTTCTGGGAAAAACACAAAACAATGTCCCTGTAAAGATCGACAGACGATTTATCCAGGCTGACCTCCGTTTAGTGGTTGGGCTTGTAGAGCCTCATTTTATGGCAGGATACTCTGGTGGGAGAAAGCTAATAGCCCCAGGAATTGCCCATGAAGACACTATACGCTCTATCCATGCACCTATCCTCCTTGAAAAACCCGGGGTTGACAACTGTATCATTGACAATAACCCTCTTCACCACACCCTTGTTGAAATAGCATATATGGTTGGGGAATGCTATGGAGTAAATACTGTTATTGATGAAGAACGCAAAATATCCTTTGTAAATTTCGGCGAGATTATCAAGAGTCATTTTGAGGCAGTTGCCTATGCACGACCTTTTGTTGAAGTAGAAGTAGAAAAAAGATACCCTGTCATAATAACCAGCGCTGCAGGTTATCCTCTGGATAAAAACTACTACCAGACCGTAAAAGGTATGATTGCACCCCTTGGGATAATTGAACCAGGGGGGCAACTCTTTATTGTATCTCAATGCTCAGAGGGAATAGGTTCGCCAGATTTTTGTCTATCCCAACAAAAACTCCATAAAATGGGTATAGATGGTTTTAAAAATGCCATTCATGGCAAAACATATGCCCAGATAGATGAATGGGAAACAGAAATGCTTGTAAAGGCCATGAAGGTCTGTCATATTTCGCTATACAGCACCGGTATAACGGAAAAAGATAGGTTATTGACAGGCATACGGGTCATAGATGATATAGACAAGGAACTTAAGGACTGTCTTCATAGACTTCAAGATAAGCGCATAGCAGTCATACCTGAAGGCCCATATGTGATTCCTATTTATAAAGGTAGCCTCCATAGGGCTGATAATTGCTGA
- a CDS encoding isochorismatase family protein — MEKNAFSNTLLNRDDCLLVIIDIQERLMPVIYHREIVLENTIKLVRFTKIMGLPVIFTEQEKLGATISDLKNELSGITPISKLHFNCFYNTAFFDQVRHFDKKTIVLTGVEAHICVAQTALAGIQDYNIHVIEDAVSSRTMENKKIAIERMRQAGVVISSTEMFIYEMLVKAGTDEFKEALQLVK; from the coding sequence ATGGAAAAAAATGCCTTTTCAAACACTTTATTAAACAGAGACGATTGTCTTTTAGTCATAATAGATATCCAGGAGCGCCTAATGCCTGTTATCTACCATAGAGAGATTGTCCTAGAAAATACCATAAAGCTTGTCAGATTTACAAAAATTATGGGTTTGCCTGTTATTTTCACAGAACAGGAAAAGCTCGGGGCCACCATCTCAGACCTCAAAAATGAGCTATCAGGGATTACACCCATATCTAAGCTGCACTTCAATTGTTTTTATAACACTGCTTTTTTTGACCAGGTGAGGCATTTCGATAAAAAGACTATTGTTCTAACAGGTGTAGAGGCACATATTTGCGTTGCCCAAACAGCCTTAGCAGGTATTCAGGACTATAATATCCATGTCATAGAAGATGCGGTCTCATCAAGGACCATGGAGAATAAAAAGATAGCTATTGAGAGGATGAGGCAAGCCGGGGTTGTCATATCATCTACAGAGATGTTTATATATGAAATGCTCGTTAAGGCCGGGACAGATGAATTTAAGGAAGCTCTTCAGCTTGTAAAATGA
- a CDS encoding NAD(P)H-dependent oxidoreductase, producing the protein MQVLIMYYSRGGNTKKLAEEIAKGVQEAGNVECILKPVKEVTKEDFLSSDAIIAGSPVYFGTMASELKEVFDKFVIVRKQMGDKIGAAFATSGDPSGGKETTMLSIIQAFLIYGMIVVGDPLDATGHYGVACTGAPDEKTIDNAKKLGSRVANLVKRLKG; encoded by the coding sequence ATGCAAGTCCTTATCATGTATTATTCAAGGGGTGGTAATACAAAAAAATTAGCAGAGGAAATAGCAAAGGGTGTCCAAGAGGCAGGTAATGTTGAGTGTATTTTAAAGCCGGTAAAAGAGGTAACAAAAGAGGACTTTCTATCCTCTGATGCCATTATAGCAGGTTCACCAGTCTATTTTGGGACAATGGCTTCTGAACTTAAAGAGGTCTTTGATAAGTTTGTTATAGTGAGAAAACAGATGGGAGATAAGATAGGTGCAGCCTTTGCCACTTCAGGTGACCCCTCAGGCGGAAAGGAAACAACCATGCTTTCCATTATACAGGCCTTTCTCATCTATGGCATGATAGTAGTAGGAGACCCCCTGGATGCCACAGGTCATTACGGGGTAGCATGCACTGGTGCCCCTGATGAAAAGACCATTGACAATGCCAAAAAACTCGGCAGCAGGGTTGCAAACCTGGTAAAGAGATTAAAAGGATAA
- the hpt gene encoding hypoxanthine phosphoribosyltransferase, producing MLKKYIDKKDIEAIVRRIASEIEKDYRDKEIVFICLLKGAFMFAADLIRNIENPTVVDFLRASSYGNNMVSCGEVHITKDIEIEIKDKHVIIVEDIIDSGITLKCIKEILLQRMPASLKICTLFNKKARRQVEIKVDYVGKEIEDFFIVGYGIDYGEHYRNLPEIFIVEADQ from the coding sequence ATGCTAAAAAAATACATTGATAAAAAGGATATAGAAGCAATAGTAAGGCGGATTGCCTCAGAAATAGAAAAAGATTACAGAGACAAAGAAATCGTCTTTATCTGTCTCCTAAAGGGTGCCTTTATGTTCGCTGCTGACCTTATAAGAAATATAGAAAATCCTACAGTGGTGGATTTTTTAAGGGCATCGTCATATGGAAACAATATGGTATCATGTGGGGAAGTGCATATTACTAAAGATATTGAAATAGAAATAAAAGACAAGCATGTCATAATAGTTGAGGACATAATAGATTCTGGCATCACCTTAAAATGCATAAAGGAGATCCTGCTTCAGAGGATGCCTGCTTCATTAAAGATATGCACGCTTTTCAATAAAAAGGCAAGGAGACAGGTTGAGATAAAGGTAGACTATGTAGGTAAAGAGATAGAAGATTTTTTTATTGTTGGTTATGGGATAGATTATGGAGAACATTACAGGAATCTCCCTGAAATATTCATTGTTGAGGCGGATCAGTGA
- a CDS encoding MBL fold metallo-hydrolase — MKVKWYGHAAFNLETEKGIRIIIDPYQSGAFGGALSYGKITDEADIVLSSHNHDDHNYIKDIKGKYTFINKKGSYDIQGISIKAIPTYHDPSKGKERGENLTFVIDADGMRVAHMGDLGHTLTSDKIKEIGQVDIILIPVGGFYTIDPKEATKVMEDIKPYVTIPMHYKTEKCNFPIAPVEEFTKGKKNVKSLGSAEITFKKGDFPREPEIVILKYAL; from the coding sequence ATGAAGGTAAAATGGTATGGCCATGCAGCATTTAATCTTGAGACAGAAAAAGGGATAAGGATTATAATAGATCCATATCAATCAGGTGCCTTTGGCGGTGCATTATCATATGGGAAGATTACAGACGAGGCAGACATTGTTTTATCAAGTCATAACCATGATGACCATAATTACATAAAGGACATAAAGGGTAAATATACATTTATTAACAAAAAAGGGTCTTATGACATACAAGGCATATCCATAAAAGCAATACCTACATATCACGACCCATCAAAAGGCAAAGAAAGGGGCGAGAACCTTACCTTTGTCATAGATGCAGATGGCATGAGGGTGGCCCATATGGGCGATTTAGGTCATACGCTCACCTCGGATAAAATCAAGGAAATAGGACAAGTTGATATCATCCTTATCCCTGTAGGTGGATTTTATACCATTGATCCAAAAGAGGCAACAAAGGTAATGGAGGACATAAAACCATATGTAACCATACCTATGCATTATAAAACAGAAAAATGCAATTTTCCTATAGCACCTGTGGAGGAATTTACAAAGGGCAAAAAAAACGTAAAATCCTTAGGGTCTGCAGAGATTACTTTTAAAAAAGGGGATTTTCCAAGAGAACCTGAGATTGTTATTCTCAAATATGCCCTATAA
- a CDS encoding aminotransferase class I/II-fold pyridoxal phosphate-dependent enzyme, with the protein MLVSIIMEEFYRISRLPPYGLGIVRDLLIEARKRGEDIIDLGMGNPDMPTPKYIVSKLVEAARNPRNHRYSVTRGIYKLRVAISDWYKRKYNVDVDPEGEITVCMGVKEGIGHLVLATIARGEVVFVPDPAYPIHLYSVVIAGGDLRTIPIMPKEEFFDRLSLAIKTTWPMPKMLIISFPNNPTTEVVDIEFFKKLVAFAKEHNLLIIHDLAYADIVFDGYKAPSLLQVPGAKDISVEFFSLSKSYNMPGWRVGFAVGNRRMISALTRIKSYFDYGVFQPIQIASIIALNEGDKDVEDIVEKYRRRRDVLCEGLTRYGWKVEKPKATMFVWAKIPDEFSAMGSMEFSKQLLREAKVATSPGIGFGEYGEGYIRFALIENEHRIRQAIKGIKNFLYSSRKR; encoded by the coding sequence ATGTTAGTTTCAATAATTATGGAAGAATTCTACAGGATATCAAGGCTACCGCCTTATGGCTTAGGCATTGTGAGGGACCTCCTCATAGAGGCAAGAAAAAGGGGAGAGGATATAATAGATTTGGGCATGGGTAACCCCGACATGCCTACGCCAAAGTATATTGTATCCAAACTTGTTGAAGCAGCCAGAAATCCCAGAAACCACCGATATTCAGTAACAAGGGGGATCTACAAACTTAGGGTTGCCATCTCTGATTGGTATAAAAGAAAATATAATGTTGACGTAGACCCTGAAGGTGAGATTACAGTATGCATGGGGGTAAAAGAGGGTATTGGGCATCTTGTCCTGGCAACTATTGCCAGAGGCGAAGTGGTTTTTGTCCCTGACCCTGCATATCCTATACATCTCTATTCTGTTGTGATCGCCGGTGGTGATTTGAGGACAATACCTATCATGCCTAAAGAGGAGTTTTTTGATAGGCTGAGCCTTGCCATAAAGACTACATGGCCCATGCCAAAGATGCTTATAATAAGCTTTCCCAATAATCCTACCACAGAAGTGGTGGATATAGAATTTTTTAAAAAATTGGTTGCCTTTGCAAAGGAGCATAACCTTCTGATCATCCATGACCTTGCCTATGCAGACATAGTATTTGATGGTTATAAGGCACCGAGTTTACTCCAGGTGCCTGGTGCAAAGGACATAAGCGTAGAGTTTTTCTCCCTGTCCAAGAGCTACAATATGCCAGGCTGGAGGGTGGGATTTGCAGTAGGTAACAGAAGAATGATCTCTGCCCTCACAAGGATAAAGAGTTATTTTGATTATGGGGTATTTCAGCCCATTCAGATTGCATCTATTATAGCCCTCAATGAAGGTGATAAGGATGTTGAGGATATTGTGGAAAAATATAGGAGAAGAAGGGATGTCCTCTGTGAAGGCCTTACAAGATACGGCTGGAAGGTAGAAAAGCCGAAGGCTACCATGTTTGTCTGGGCAAAGATACCAGATGAATTTTCTGCCATGGGCTCAATGGAGTTTTCAAAGCAACTTCTAAGAGAGGCTAAGGTGGCAACCTCACCAGGTATAGGTTTTGGCGAATACGGAGAGGGTTATATAAGGTTTGCCCTCATCGAGAACGAACACAGAATAAGGCAGGCCATTAAAGGTATTAAAAACTTTTTGTATTCTTCAAGAAAAAGATGA